A genomic segment from Amycolatopsis camponoti encodes:
- a CDS encoding SDR family NAD(P)-dependent oxidoreductase has translation MGRLAGKVAVVFGGARGIGLATVKEFLAEGATVFASDIREPAEDVDGYRHSIVDATDEDAVAAFVDGVLAEAGRVDVLVNNVGIHLGKPLADTTLAEFDNIFALNVRAAFLGIRAVLPHMIEQKAGSIITTSSNGGVMGRPGDPVYNATKHALVGLTKSIAVAHAHQGIRANTVNPGAIDTDMLRSTLNSPEEFETKQHQLVASTPAARVGEAWEVAKAIVFLASDESRFINGVVLPIDGAKAAGAMPGNRYSLDFELGVR, from the coding sequence ATGGGTCGGTTGGCCGGCAAGGTGGCGGTCGTCTTCGGCGGCGCGCGGGGCATCGGCCTCGCCACGGTCAAGGAGTTCCTCGCCGAGGGCGCGACGGTGTTCGCTTCCGACATCCGCGAGCCCGCGGAAGACGTCGACGGCTACCGGCACTCCATTGTGGACGCGACGGACGAGGACGCCGTGGCGGCGTTCGTCGACGGCGTGCTCGCCGAAGCCGGCCGCGTCGACGTGCTGGTCAACAACGTCGGTATCCACCTCGGCAAGCCGCTCGCCGACACCACGCTGGCCGAGTTCGACAACATCTTCGCGCTCAACGTGCGCGCCGCCTTCCTCGGCATCCGCGCCGTGCTGCCGCACATGATCGAACAGAAGGCGGGCAGCATCATCACGACGTCGTCGAACGGCGGCGTGATGGGCCGCCCGGGCGACCCGGTGTACAACGCCACCAAGCACGCGCTGGTCGGCCTGACGAAGTCGATCGCCGTCGCTCACGCCCACCAGGGCATCCGCGCCAACACGGTGAACCCCGGCGCGATCGACACCGACATGCTGCGCAGCACGCTGAACTCACCCGAAGAGTTCGAGACCAAGCAGCACCAGCTGGTCGCGAGCACGCCCGCGGCGCGCGTCGGCGAGGCGTGGGAAGTCGCGAAGGCCATCGTGTTCCTGGCGAGCGACGAGTCCCGGTTCATCAACGGCGTCGTGCTGCCGATCGACGGCGCGAAGGCCGCGGGCGCGATGCCGGGCAACCGCTACAGCCTCGACTTCGAACTCGGCGTCAGGTAG
- a CDS encoding GntR family transcriptional regulator, producing the protein MSVDPSGLESERHLLERSGTAERVAAILRQYITDGVFAPGERLSEPVISSALGVSRNTLRESFQLLAHERLAVHELNRGVFVRELTTEDIEDLYVVRRATECGALRRAAELSTVDLLPVEQALRDGRSAAVAEDWSAVGTASIHFHQALADLAGSERISATMRQVLAETRLFFVLNDNTREFYEPFLDCHEQILRDLRRGRFEVAEAALDRYLRDAEALLLALSEPGAVANTTVNERGTR; encoded by the coding sequence GTGTCCGTCGATCCCTCGGGGCTGGAGAGCGAGCGGCACCTGCTCGAGCGCAGCGGCACGGCCGAACGGGTCGCCGCGATCCTGCGGCAGTACATCACCGACGGCGTCTTCGCCCCCGGCGAACGGCTGTCCGAGCCGGTGATCAGCTCGGCGCTCGGCGTCTCGCGCAACACGCTGCGCGAATCGTTCCAGCTGCTGGCCCACGAGCGGCTGGCGGTGCACGAGCTGAACCGCGGCGTGTTCGTGCGCGAACTGACCACAGAGGACATCGAAGATCTCTACGTCGTCCGCCGCGCCACCGAATGCGGGGCCCTGCGCCGGGCGGCCGAGCTGTCCACTGTGGACCTGCTGCCGGTCGAGCAGGCGCTGCGAGACGGCCGCTCGGCGGCGGTGGCCGAGGACTGGTCCGCGGTCGGCACCGCCAGCATCCACTTCCACCAGGCGCTGGCCGACCTGGCCGGCAGCGAGCGCATCTCCGCGACGATGCGCCAGGTCCTCGCCGAGACGCGGTTGTTCTTCGTCCTCAACGACAACACACGCGAGTTCTACGAGCCGTTCCTCGACTGCCACGAGCAGATCCTGCGCGACCTGCGGCGCGGCCGCTTCGAGGTCGCGGAAGCCGCGCTGGACCGCTACCTCCGCGACGCCGAAGCCCTGCTGCTGGCGCTCAGCGAGCCCGGCGCCGTCGCGAACACCACGGTGAACGAGCGCGGCACGCGGTAG
- a CDS encoding ArsR/SmtB family transcription factor gives MFTLRVDAETVARTRFSPSPASESLAWLKLTAASGRHPVFGDPGPLARASLAHPDVALVVDLLARTGDVYTPDLLTPQPGTATRPRDLLDEQIARIEATTQDDVETQVIAATQAHWSRPLAATTRRAADSGTMPRRLAAGLARFWRDALAEGWAGLHSVIERDITHRAKTIARHGVGGVLGSLHPGIAWAGDAITFDATWDGEIDIAGRDLVLAPGALSWPGFAVQVDVPDQLVLYYPAHRVGTGSGHRPGTIAQVVGAARASLLADLATARSTAELATRIGYTAGTVSYHLGALHRAGLVSKVRDGRFVLYQRTAQAVVLLEEA, from the coding sequence GTGTTCACGCTGCGGGTCGACGCCGAGACGGTGGCCAGGACCCGCTTTTCGCCGTCCCCGGCGTCGGAGTCGCTGGCGTGGCTGAAACTCACCGCCGCTTCGGGGCGCCACCCGGTGTTCGGGGACCCCGGCCCGCTCGCCCGCGCGTCCCTCGCCCACCCGGACGTCGCCCTGGTCGTTGACCTGCTGGCGCGCACGGGCGACGTCTACACCCCCGACCTGCTCACGCCGCAGCCCGGCACGGCCACCCGGCCCCGCGACCTGCTCGACGAGCAGATCGCGCGGATCGAGGCGACCACCCAGGACGACGTCGAGACGCAGGTCATCGCCGCCACGCAGGCCCACTGGAGCAGACCATTGGCGGCCACGACCCGCCGGGCCGCGGACTCGGGCACGATGCCGCGGCGGCTGGCCGCCGGCCTCGCCCGGTTCTGGCGGGACGCGCTGGCCGAGGGCTGGGCCGGACTGCACTCGGTCATCGAGCGGGACATCACCCACCGCGCGAAGACCATCGCCCGCCACGGTGTCGGCGGAGTGCTCGGGTCGCTGCACCCCGGCATCGCCTGGGCGGGCGACGCGATCACCTTCGACGCGACCTGGGACGGCGAGATCGACATCGCCGGCCGCGACCTGGTCCTCGCGCCCGGCGCGCTGAGCTGGCCCGGCTTCGCCGTCCAGGTCGACGTCCCCGACCAGCTCGTCCTCTACTACCCGGCGCACCGGGTCGGGACCGGCTCCGGCCACCGGCCCGGCACGATCGCGCAGGTCGTCGGAGCCGCCCGGGCGTCGCTGCTGGCGGACCTCGCCACCGCCCGCTCGACCGCGGAGCTCGCCACCCGGATCGGGTACACGGCGGGCACCGTCTCCTACCACCTCGGCGCCCTGCACCGCGCGGGTCTCGTGAGCAAGGTCAGGGACGGCCGCTTCGTGCTGTACCAGCGGACCGCCCAGGCCGTGGTCCTCCTGGAAGAGGCCTGA
- a CDS encoding NPCBM/NEW2 domain-containing protein — MRLLVGLAAAVVAAAIASPPPARAAEPADAQQLGQLPPMGWNSWNKFHCDINEELIRETADAMVSSGLKAAGYQYVNIDDCWAEQNRTADGKLEANHTRFPSGIKALADYVHERGLKLGIYTSAGTLTCQKTMPGGLDHEDVDAQTFADWGVDYLKYDNCNNQSRPAIERYTKMGEAIKKTGRPILYALCEWGQNQPWLWGKDAGAQLWRTTSDISDSWSSMTGILDKQVPLAGYSGPGGWNDPDMLEVGNGKMTTTEYQAHFALWALMNAPLLAGNDLRSMSDTTKKILENKDIVALDQDWAGKQGYKLRDDGDTEVWTKPMSDGSAAVVLFNRGLTAAPMSATTTELGLGKARDYRVRDLWTGTETETTGTLRASVPSHGAAVFRVWPAKFPNAAPLSTLTVQAPDFADAAKPFTATLKLTNDGSTPLVAAQVKLTAPAGWKLDGRGDALVPAVAPGRSWQKSWTVRPDAPSGDRVTLTATANYWTAWGKRSLTADGGAPIVVPPAKGVTPLSKATWLSAENGYGPVERGTSNGESKAGDGHPITIGGVTYADGLGVHAPSRVRFYLGGGCTTFGASVGHDDEKAKGSVAFQVLGDGKTLAETAVMTAGLPAQQLAVNLAGVQVLDLVVTDGGDTNDSDHADWADAAITC, encoded by the coding sequence ATGCGTCTTCTTGTCGGGCTCGCGGCCGCCGTCGTGGCCGCCGCGATCGCTTCTCCCCCACCCGCCCGAGCTGCCGAGCCGGCCGACGCCCAGCAGCTCGGCCAGCTCCCGCCGATGGGCTGGAACAGCTGGAACAAGTTCCACTGCGACATCAACGAAGAGCTCATCCGCGAGACGGCCGACGCCATGGTGAGCTCCGGCCTGAAAGCCGCCGGCTACCAGTACGTCAACATCGACGACTGCTGGGCCGAACAGAACCGGACCGCCGACGGCAAGCTCGAGGCCAACCACACCCGCTTCCCCAGCGGCATCAAGGCGCTGGCCGACTACGTCCACGAGCGCGGCCTCAAGCTCGGCATCTACACCAGCGCCGGCACGCTGACCTGCCAGAAGACCATGCCCGGGGGCCTCGACCACGAGGACGTCGACGCGCAGACGTTCGCCGACTGGGGCGTCGACTACCTCAAGTACGACAACTGCAACAACCAGAGCCGCCCGGCGATCGAGCGCTACACGAAGATGGGTGAGGCGATCAAGAAGACCGGCCGCCCGATCCTCTACGCGCTCTGCGAATGGGGCCAGAACCAGCCGTGGCTCTGGGGCAAGGACGCCGGCGCGCAACTGTGGCGCACCACCAGCGACATCAGCGACAGCTGGAGCAGCATGACCGGGATCCTCGACAAGCAGGTCCCGCTGGCCGGGTACTCGGGTCCGGGCGGCTGGAACGACCCGGACATGCTGGAGGTCGGCAACGGCAAGATGACGACCACCGAGTACCAGGCGCACTTCGCGTTGTGGGCCTTGATGAACGCGCCGCTGCTCGCGGGCAACGACCTGCGCTCGATGTCCGACACCACGAAGAAGATCCTGGAGAACAAGGACATCGTCGCGCTCGACCAGGACTGGGCGGGCAAGCAGGGGTACAAGCTCCGCGACGACGGCGACACCGAGGTCTGGACCAAGCCGATGTCGGACGGCTCGGCGGCGGTCGTGCTCTTCAACCGCGGCCTGACCGCGGCGCCGATGTCGGCCACCACGACCGAGCTCGGTCTCGGCAAGGCCCGCGACTACCGCGTCCGCGATCTGTGGACCGGCACCGAAACCGAGACGACGGGCACGCTCCGGGCGTCGGTGCCGAGCCACGGCGCCGCCGTCTTCCGCGTCTGGCCCGCGAAGTTCCCGAACGCGGCGCCGCTCTCGACGCTCACCGTGCAGGCACCCGACTTCGCCGACGCCGCGAAGCCGTTCACCGCGACGCTGAAGCTGACCAACGACGGCAGCACCCCGCTCGTCGCCGCGCAGGTGAAGCTGACCGCCCCGGCCGGCTGGAAGCTCGACGGCCGCGGCGACGCGCTCGTGCCGGCGGTGGCACCGGGTCGGTCCTGGCAGAAGTCCTGGACCGTGCGCCCCGACGCTCCCAGCGGCGACCGCGTCACCCTGACCGCGACGGCGAACTACTGGACGGCCTGGGGTAAACGCTCGTTAACCGCCGACGGCGGCGCGCCGATCGTGGTCCCGCCGGCGAAAGGCGTGACGCCGCTGTCGAAGGCCACCTGGCTCTCCGCGGAAAACGGCTACGGCCCGGTCGAACGCGGCACGAGCAACGGCGAGTCCAAAGCCGGTGACGGGCACCCGATCACCATCGGCGGCGTGACCTACGCCGACGGCCTCGGCGTGCACGCGCCGTCACGCGTCCGGTTCTACCTCGGCGGCGGCTGCACGACGTTCGGCGCGTCCGTCGGCCACGACGACGAAAAGGCCAAGGGCAGCGTCGCGTTCCAGGTCCTCGGCGACGGCAAGACGCTCGCCGAGACCGCCGTCATGACGGCGGGTCTGCCCGCGCAGCAGCTCGCGGTGAACCTCGCCGGCGTCCAGGTGCTCGACCTCGTCGTCACCGACGGCGGGGACACCAACGACTCCGACCACGCCGACTGGGCGGACGCCGCGATCACCTGCTGA
- a CDS encoding CaiB/BaiF CoA transferase family protein — MTSLPADHDGFRPLDGIKVVDLSRILAGPYCTQYLGEMGADVVKVEPPGHGDDTRGWGPPFVGESDEAVYYLAANRNKRGIVLDLKSERGREALRRLVADADVLVENFRPGTLEKWGLGYAALSELNPRLIHVSITGFGQTGPYRDRAGYDLVAQALGGVMSLTGEPDGAPAKVGLPVADLNAGTWAIIAVLMALQARHTTGRGQYLDVSLLDSQLAWHVYAAGAHFYDAPRPRRMGSAHPSIVPYQAYHVSDGWLIIAVGSEKLWHAFCGVLDLDVASDSRFSSNALRAAHRDELNALLEPALLTRTAADWMKSFDAAGIPAAPINEIDDVYADPWTTARDQVVRLPHPTVGTYVGTGFPVKASETPARPTSAPPTLGQHTAEVLAELGYSAEEIAEFG; from the coding sequence GTGACTTCGCTGCCTGCTGACCACGACGGATTCCGCCCCCTGGACGGGATCAAGGTCGTCGACCTGTCCCGCATCCTCGCCGGGCCGTACTGCACGCAGTACCTCGGGGAGATGGGCGCGGACGTGGTGAAGGTCGAGCCGCCCGGCCACGGCGACGACACCCGCGGCTGGGGGCCGCCGTTCGTCGGCGAGAGCGACGAAGCCGTGTACTACCTCGCGGCGAACCGGAACAAGCGCGGGATCGTGCTCGACCTCAAGAGCGAACGCGGCCGCGAAGCCCTCCGACGTCTGGTGGCCGACGCCGACGTGCTCGTCGAGAACTTCCGGCCGGGGACGCTGGAGAAGTGGGGGCTGGGGTACGCGGCTTTGTCGGAGCTGAACCCGCGGCTGATCCACGTGTCGATCACCGGGTTCGGGCAGACGGGCCCGTACCGCGACCGCGCGGGCTACGACCTGGTGGCGCAGGCGCTCGGCGGCGTGATGTCGCTGACCGGCGAGCCCGACGGCGCACCGGCGAAGGTCGGGCTGCCGGTGGCGGACCTGAACGCGGGGACCTGGGCGATCATCGCGGTGCTGATGGCGTTGCAGGCCCGGCACACGACCGGCCGCGGGCAGTACCTCGACGTGTCCCTTTTGGACAGTCAGCTGGCCTGGCACGTGTACGCCGCGGGTGCGCACTTCTACGACGCGCCACGCCCGCGCCGGATGGGCTCGGCGCACCCGAGCATCGTCCCGTACCAGGCGTACCACGTCTCGGACGGCTGGCTGATCATCGCGGTGGGCAGCGAAAAGCTGTGGCACGCGTTCTGCGGAGTACTCGACCTGGACGTCGCTTCGGACTCGAGGTTTTCGTCGAACGCTCTCCGGGCCGCTCACCGTGACGAGCTGAACGCGCTCTTGGAACCGGCGTTGCTGACCCGCACGGCGGCGGACTGGATGAAGTCCTTCGACGCGGCGGGCATCCCGGCGGCCCCGATCAACGAGATCGACGACGTGTACGCGGACCCGTGGACCACCGCGCGCGACCAGGTCGTGCGGTTGCCGCACCCGACGGTGGGAACGTACGTGGGGACGGGGTTTCCGGTGAAGGCGTCGGAGACCCCGGCGCGTCCCACATCGGCACCGCCGACCTTGGGGCAGCACACCGCGGAGGTGCTGGCGGAGCTGGGGTACTCGGCGGAGGAGATCGCGGAGTTCGGGTGA
- a CDS encoding aminotransferase family protein, which translates to MSAQHALWHPFADMGAVDGDRMVITRGEGSYVWDDAGRRYFDATASLWYANFGHGRPEITEAVTKQLQKLDSYNLFGYNANEPAIELADRVAALAPTPGSKVFFGSGGGDVIDTAVKLARAYFAQTGRPEKTHVIGRTQGYHGTHGFGTAVGGIPANAAGVGPQPPEFSHVPFDSAPALEAEIARVGASRVAAFFCEPVIGAGGVLLPPDGYLEEVAAICRRHDVLFVADCVIAAWGRLGTWFGIDRWAVEPDMITTAKGITGGTIPLGALVVAPRVAEPFFTGAPGAPIFRHGATYAGHPVACAAGLATLDIYERDGLIPRGRELEKPLADAVSAAAGHELVAEVRAGLGFVAAVELTAEVMDADPGAPVKLQRACRDEGVIVRNLGRGVAVSPPLIAGEPELDLLASALPKALDRLAAQA; encoded by the coding sequence ATGTCAGCACAGCACGCCCTTTGGCACCCGTTCGCCGACATGGGCGCGGTGGACGGCGACCGGATGGTCATCACCCGCGGTGAGGGCTCCTACGTCTGGGACGACGCCGGCCGCCGGTACTTCGACGCCACCGCGTCGCTCTGGTACGCGAACTTCGGCCACGGGCGCCCCGAGATCACCGAGGCCGTCACCAAGCAGCTGCAGAAGCTCGACTCGTACAACCTGTTCGGCTACAACGCGAACGAGCCGGCGATCGAGCTGGCCGACCGCGTCGCCGCGCTGGCGCCGACGCCGGGGTCGAAGGTCTTCTTCGGCTCGGGGGGCGGGGACGTCATCGACACCGCCGTCAAGCTCGCGCGGGCGTACTTCGCGCAGACCGGACGGCCGGAGAAGACGCACGTCATCGGCCGGACGCAGGGCTACCACGGCACGCACGGCTTCGGCACGGCCGTCGGCGGGATCCCGGCCAACGCGGCCGGCGTCGGGCCGCAGCCGCCGGAGTTCTCGCACGTGCCGTTCGACAGCGCGCCGGCGTTGGAGGCCGAGATCGCCCGCGTCGGCGCGTCCCGGGTGGCGGCGTTCTTCTGCGAGCCGGTGATCGGCGCGGGCGGCGTGCTGCTCCCGCCGGACGGTTACCTCGAGGAGGTGGCCGCGATCTGCCGCCGTCACGACGTGCTGTTCGTCGCGGACTGCGTGATCGCGGCGTGGGGACGGCTCGGGACGTGGTTCGGGATCGACCGCTGGGCGGTGGAGCCGGACATGATCACGACGGCGAAGGGCATCACCGGCGGAACGATCCCGCTGGGCGCGCTGGTGGTGGCCCCGCGGGTGGCGGAGCCGTTCTTCACGGGCGCGCCGGGCGCCCCGATCTTCCGTCACGGCGCGACGTACGCGGGCCACCCGGTGGCGTGCGCGGCAGGCTTGGCGACGCTGGACATCTACGAGCGCGACGGCCTGATCCCCCGCGGCCGCGAGCTGGAGAAGCCCCTGGCCGACGCGGTGTCGGCGGCCGCCGGCCACGAGCTGGTCGCGGAGGTCCGGGCGGGTCTGGGCTTCGTCGCGGCGGTCGAGCTGACGGCGGAGGTCATGGACGCGGACCCGGGAGCCCCGGTGAAGCTGCAACGCGCGTGCCGGGACGAGGGCGTGATCGTGCGGAACCTCGGACGCGGTGTCGCGGTGTCGCCGCCGCTGATCGCGGGCGAGCCGGAGCTGGACCTGCTGGCCTCCGCGCTGCCGAAGGCCCTGGACCGCTTGGCTGCCCAGGCTTGA
- a CDS encoding VOC family protein → MAHDFQVVVDTADPHVLADWWAETLGWPVEPTDADFIREMIAKGYAKEEETRTYNGSLVWRTGAAIRHPDSPPDGPPRRILFQEVPEPKTVKNRLHIDVWVGADNVEATLEKLTARGAKFLHRGRQGPHSWVTMADPEGNEFCIS, encoded by the coding sequence ATGGCGCATGACTTCCAGGTAGTGGTGGATACGGCCGACCCGCACGTGCTGGCCGACTGGTGGGCCGAGACGCTCGGCTGGCCCGTGGAACCGACCGACGCGGACTTCATCCGCGAGATGATCGCGAAGGGGTACGCGAAGGAAGAGGAAACCCGGACGTACAACGGATCACTGGTGTGGCGCACCGGGGCGGCGATCCGCCACCCGGACTCGCCACCCGACGGTCCACCCCGGCGGATCCTGTTCCAGGAGGTCCCGGAGCCCAAGACGGTGAAGAACCGGCTCCACATCGACGTGTGGGTGGGCGCGGACAACGTCGAGGCGACGCTGGAGAAGCTTACGGCGCGCGGGGCGAAGTTCCTGCACCGCGGGCGGCAGGGGCCGCACAGCTGGGTCACGATGGCGGACCCGGAGGGCAACGAGTTCTGCATCTCCTGA
- a CDS encoding GNAT family N-acetyltransferase yields MIRLARPDDLPALIDVEREAGSLFRALDMAAIADDDPGSAAELAVYQSDGRAWVSVDEADRPVAYLVAEVVDGDAHVEQVSVRPSHARRGIGGALIETLAEWAVARGLPALTLTTFTDVPWNAPYYERLGFRVMADAEIGDGLRAIRRAEAERGLDTWPRVALIRPL; encoded by the coding sequence GTGATCCGGCTCGCACGCCCCGACGACCTGCCCGCGTTGATCGACGTCGAACGCGAAGCGGGCAGCCTGTTCCGCGCCCTCGACATGGCCGCGATCGCCGACGACGACCCGGGTTCGGCGGCCGAGCTGGCGGTGTACCAGTCCGACGGCCGGGCCTGGGTGAGCGTGGACGAGGCCGACCGTCCGGTGGCCTACCTCGTCGCCGAGGTCGTCGACGGGGACGCGCACGTCGAGCAGGTCTCGGTGCGGCCCTCGCACGCGCGACGCGGGATCGGCGGCGCGTTGATCGAGACGCTCGCCGAATGGGCGGTCGCGCGCGGGTTGCCGGCGCTGACGCTCACCACGTTCACGGACGTGCCGTGGAACGCGCCCTACTACGAGCGGCTGGGATTCCGGGTCATGGCGGACGCGGAGATCGGCGACGGACTGCGCGCGATCCGCCGCGCGGAGGCGGAACGCGGCCTGGACACCTGGCCGCGCGTGGCGCTGATCCGACCACTCTGA
- a CDS encoding IclR family transcriptional regulator, translating into MTPAVSAASAVDGSATTAPRRTPGASSSRKVLQLLLAFSERRWEASVAELAATIGTPVATTYRYVALLKELQLLEEGRAGHYHLTSQVMPLARAAQLANDLVRLAKPSMEEAARELGETVMLFQQFGDAAVCADRVECDRAMRFTFEPGHSLPLGLGASGKMLLALLPEIERDRRLAPIVEQRGTIVRDELKHALENRFSVSSGEIDEGVWACSVPVQAYGRRPTVLTLAGPAARITDEARHTAITALQGYATRIQRTISSYSL; encoded by the coding sequence ATGACGCCTGCCGTCAGTGCCGCCAGTGCCGTTGACGGTTCCGCCACCACCGCACCGCGCCGTACCCCCGGCGCCAGCAGTTCCCGCAAGGTCCTGCAGCTGCTCCTCGCCTTTTCCGAAAGACGCTGGGAGGCCAGCGTCGCCGAGCTCGCCGCGACGATCGGCACCCCGGTCGCGACGACCTACCGCTACGTCGCGCTGCTCAAGGAGCTGCAGCTGCTCGAAGAGGGCCGCGCCGGGCACTACCACCTCACCAGCCAGGTGATGCCGCTCGCGCGCGCCGCGCAGCTGGCGAACGACCTCGTGCGGCTGGCGAAACCGTCGATGGAGGAAGCCGCGCGCGAGCTCGGCGAGACGGTGATGCTCTTCCAGCAGTTCGGCGACGCCGCCGTGTGCGCGGACCGCGTCGAGTGCGACCGCGCCATGCGGTTCACGTTCGAGCCGGGGCATTCGCTGCCGCTCGGCCTCGGCGCTTCGGGCAAGATGCTGCTCGCGCTCCTGCCTGAGATCGAGCGCGACCGGCGGCTGGCGCCGATCGTCGAGCAGCGCGGCACGATCGTGCGCGACGAGCTCAAGCACGCGCTGGAGAACCGGTTTTCGGTCAGCTCCGGGGAAATCGACGAAGGCGTCTGGGCGTGCTCGGTGCCGGTGCAGGCCTACGGGCGGCGGCCGACCGTGCTGACCCTGGCCGGCCCGGCGGCGCGGATCACCGACGAGGCCCGGCACACCGCGATCACCGCCCTGCAGGGGTACGCGACCCGCATCCAGCGCACGATCTCGTCTTATTCGCTGTGA
- a CDS encoding family 16 glycoside hydrolase, with protein MFRKLLGVLAAGIVVGSALAPAAAATENPYGDPNLVPMFDGTDLSAWTSSKPGLWSAKNGVIHGNGTARGWLYYNKSQVGTFRWIFNVRQVKGNHKPTVLIWGTTDPIRDALSAIQFQPPNGGHWDYRPGHNDGGGKLFKQLSHTTIDIKKWAQCELIGDMTTGIARMACCPLTGTAVTCKGVEVLRFTDKTAGRVGPLALQVHNSGIQDEYRGLYVESPVVTKPGEFLTL; from the coding sequence ATGTTCCGCAAACTCCTTGGTGTGCTGGCCGCGGGGATCGTCGTGGGTTCGGCGCTGGCGCCGGCCGCGGCGGCCACCGAAAACCCCTACGGCGACCCGAACCTGGTGCCGATGTTCGACGGGACCGATCTGAGCGCCTGGACATCGTCGAAACCCGGCTTGTGGTCGGCGAAGAACGGCGTCATCCACGGTAATGGCACCGCGCGCGGCTGGTTGTACTACAACAAATCTCAGGTCGGCACGTTTCGGTGGATATTCAATGTCCGCCAGGTCAAGGGCAACCACAAACCGACCGTGCTGATCTGGGGCACCACCGACCCGATCCGCGACGCGCTGAGCGCCATCCAGTTCCAGCCGCCGAACGGCGGCCACTGGGACTACCGGCCCGGCCACAACGACGGTGGCGGCAAACTGTTCAAGCAGTTGTCGCACACCACGATCGACATCAAGAAGTGGGCCCAGTGCGAGCTGATCGGGGACATGACCACCGGCATCGCCCGGATGGCCTGCTGTCCGCTCACCGGGACGGCCGTGACCTGCAAGGGCGTCGAAGTGCTGCGGTTCACCGACAAGACCGCCGGGCGCGTCGGGCCGCTCGCGCTGCAGGTGCACAACTCCGGGATCCAGGACGAGTACCGCGGCCTCTACGTCGAGTCACCCGTGGTGACGAAACCGGGAGAATTCCTCACGCTCTGA